In Denticeps clupeoides chromosome 1, fDenClu1.1, whole genome shotgun sequence, a single window of DNA contains:
- the frem1a gene encoding FRAS1-related extracellular matrix protein 1 isoform X4 produces MDQQMKTQWSLHFCFLIVATGSIHGSLVKTNLGLKVKRGQSSFLQKGDLEFHIPRERDNCKLEVILNEPITQRVGKLQPQVFDCHYLTDEVKYVHNGCPLLTEDTVKFRLYRFTETDTYTETFYLHVKILEPDCNIIDLGPKNMEVPEFYGLSNVLDGNVMSFNYERRTNLECNIQIITLDTHLPVHGQLVTGEPDKLEARGDEPESFVPLLRQLDNKARAKCKSEHCLKGLKLVKITKMPCEDFLLMGLRYQHIDPPSPDVDYIAIRLDLVDTRSRNVYQSEHAWIPVQIISGITNQPPKPNFMSMLTLEVDQFILTPFSTTTLDAVDEETPKQRLVFNITKPPKEGFITHLSDHTRSISSFTWVDLNEMLIGYQPPNSSHIQRRNYEVEFEAQDFYFEKSTPIKVHISVQTANTNAPRVSWNMGLSLLEGQSRPITWDQLQIVDNDNPKAVHLITVDGLQHGRLTVRGGKGFMFSISEIKEGVVRYHHDDSDTNKDFVIFRITDGHHQTRHKFPINILPKDDSPPFLITNMVLELSEGQTALLRGSILQASDMDSSDDYILFNITRPPQAGEIMKIPGPGIAGYPVRRFLQKDLFHSIIYYRHLGNEVFDDSFEVVLSDFHDPPNLSDPQIIVVVIKPVPDQPPAEAPGVIRKLFVKETEVIHLTKKQLHFIDLESPECELTYTVTTPPFFTSNFRGSDAGRLFLVDSIPKFTKDPDAPILRLFTQQAVNFMKVAYMPPIVDIGPYTQHIAFVLSVTNEKGKTVTGICFNITVFPVDDQAPEVFTNPLTVDEGADCWVSVDHLHVTDIDSSQENIRIEMKKRPQHGDILVDGTPMRPGQSFTVLDLNRLKVRYHHDSSETEYDATEFIATDGINTVDFILTIKVTLVNDEVPVMNSGLKPVLDCAEGQEVVVTIEYVCATDVDSEDNRLSYMIARHPYYGVIQRNGVIVDQFTQSDIIAGIITYKHTGEEIGLTPRNDTITFVISDGESDPSCCFNRPTSRLSHNLPVYDLKVTVFPVDTQAPSITIGDVFVVDEGGSASITVTHITATDMDTPLQKLDVILISPPQFGYIENVLPSPGFEKSNMGISVGLFSYRDVLNGNINYVQSRHHRIEPTADHFMVCMSDGLRRSPVVSFYIIINPTNDELPEILTKNITVQEGDSKELDRSIINAVDLDVPRDHLKFSLTRAPQHGSVIGSLYGDDRVRPRRVEQGEADLGIVVQAFTMEELKNGMSLLYVHDGTENMHDSFTIQLTDGKHIVENQVVIKVLPVNDEEPHITRNTGIEVDAGEARLISSAVLCAQDNDTPPQNILYIFQSVPSRGKLQVKAGLDWVELSAGMNCTQEMVDTNLLRYQHTAPPVDQSEDFFTFHLHDGKNQSPAQHFYISLKDLAKGDIALFVKPVKASRGERVVLTTDVLLAVDGTNKPEEMLYVVTVPPASGHMEYIKHVGVPVDSFSQLDIVANLVCYVHDNRGTSSKETMRFVVSNGKSTRNGTLEILVEMTDRILPLLVRNAGLRVPQGSTITLTTDSLSLSDPDTPPSTLVFSITKPPQYGQLTLKGVPLPSPGNFTQKHLQDLDVAYRHSGGSSQIDRFTFTASDSSGRGFLLDGKMQTEPVFFTIQIECLDSSAPQVVVQQTLWKVEHLKDGRYGIFISSRDLRAQDTESADEELNFKILQTPYYGYLENTATGEFVRHRFSQRDLSRRILLFIIDTTQDTSSDSLEFQVSDPLGNTGPSQTLEFSWSTVELEKTEYVTCESQGAITLTVLRRGNIKESTFVTVKVKDITASEGKDFIPPSSSLIQFDPGMSSRNWRVGITQDHLEEADEAFEVTLMSPVGSLLRGNTKAIVKIMDSDKGRCGLQTDTQGARLGGSKVHPGPYPKHGAITVESLPLDQVEGTLITRGDGLPQMVPQNKKKRLLVNGHRKSARTYSSR; encoded by the exons ATGGATCAACAAATGAAGACACAGTGGTCactgcatttttgtttcttAATTGTGGCTACTGGGAGCATCCATGGGTCCTTAGTGAAGACCAACCTTGGCCTGAAAGTGAAGAGGGGTCAGTCAAGCTTCCTACAGAAAGGGGACCTGGAATTCCACATTcctagagagagagacaattgTAAGCTAGAGGTCATCCTGAACGAGCCCATAACACAACGTGTCGGAAAACTGCAGCCTCAG GTTTTTGACTGCCACTATTTAACGGATGAGGTCAAATATGTCCACAATGGCTGCCCTCTTTTAACAGAAGACACTGTAAAGTTTCGTCTCTATAG GTTTACTGAAACAGACACCTACACTGAGACATTCTACCTTCATGTGAAAATTTTGGAGCCTGATTGTAACATCATTGATCTGGGGCCCAAAAACATGGAGGTGCCCGAGTTCTATGGTCTGTCCAATGTACTCGATGGCAATGTGATGTCTTTCAACTATGAGCGCCGTACAAACCTGGAGTGCAACATTCAGATCATCACACTTGACACCCATCTTCCTGTGCACGGTCAACTTGTCACAGGTGAACCAGACAAACTGGAGGCCAGAGGGGATGAGCCTGAGAGCTTTGTCCCACTCCTACGACAGCTTG ATAACAAGGCCAGGGCCAAATGTAAGAGTGAGCACTGCCTGAAGGGCCTCAAACTAGTGAAAATAACAAAGATGCCTTGTGAAGACTTTCTATTGATGGGTCTGCGGTACCAGCATATTGACCCACCATCACCTGATGTTGACTATATAGCCATCAGACTGGATCTTGTAGACACCAGAAGCAGGAATGTATACCAG TCTGAACATGCCTGGATTCCAGTACAAATCATCAGTGGTATAACAAACCAGCCACCAAAGCCAAATTTCATGTCCATGTTGACCCTGGAGGTGGATCAGTTCATCCTGACACCATTCTCCACCACCACACTAGATGCAGTGGATGAAGAGACTCCCAAACAGAGACTAGTATTCAATATAACCAAGCCTCCAAAGGAAGGCTTCATCACCCATCTTTCAGACCACACCAGGTCTATCTCATCCTTTACATGGGTAGACCTTAATGAAATGCTTATCGGTTATCAGCCTCCCAATTCCAGCCACATCCAGCGAAGGAACTATGAG GTTGAATTTGAAGCCCAAGACTTCTACTTTGAGAAAAGCACTCCAATAAAAGTTCACATCTCTGTTCAGACTGCAAATACCAATGCACCCAGAGTGTCCTGGAACATGG GTCTTAGTCTTCTAGAAGGCCAGTCTAGGCCTATAACATGGGATCAGCTTCAGATTgttgacaatgacaatccaAAGGCAGTCCACCTTATTACTGTAGATGGCTTACAACATGGAAGACTCACTGTGAGAG GAGGCAAAGGCTTTATGTTCAGCATCAGCGAAATCAAAGAAGGAGTTGTGCGCTATCACCATGATGATAGTGACACCAACAAAGACTTTGTGATTTTTCGGATCACTGATGGGCACCACCAGACCAGGCACAAATTCCCCATAAATATCTTACCCAAGGATGACAGTCCCCCTTTCCTCATTACAAACATGGTATTGGAACTCTCCGAGGGTCAGACTGCCCTACTAAGGGGGTCAATCCTTCAGGCTTCCGATATGGACTCTAGTGATGACTACATCCTTTTCAACATTACCAGACCACCACAGGCTGGAGAGATCATGAAGATCCCTGGGCCAGGAATCGCAG GTTATCCTGTTAGGCGCTTTCTTCAGAAAGACCTTTTTCACTCGATCATTTACTACCGACATCTGGGCAATGAGGTGTTTGATGATTCCTTTGAGGTGGTCCTTTCTGATTTCCATGACCCACCCAACCTCTCAGACCCTCAG ATAATTGTGGTTGTCATCAAACCAGTACCTGATCAGCCTCCAGCAGAGGCACCAGGTGTCATAAGAAAACTATTTGTCAAGGAAACTGAGGTAATCCACTTGACAAAGAAACAGCTCCATTTCATTGATTTAGAGTCACCTGAATGTGAGCTTACATACACAGTGACAACGCCTCCATTCTTTACCAGCAATTTTAG GGGGTCTGATGCTGGACGACTTTTCTTGGTTGACAGCATCCCAAAGTTTACCAAGGATCCTGATGCACCCATCCTGAGACTTTTCACACAG CAAGCAGTCAACTTCATGAAGGTAGCCTACATGCCTCCTATTGTGGACATTGGACCATACACCCAACACATTGCCTTTGTGCTCTCTGTGACCAACGAGAAAGGAAAAACGGTCACTGGGATCTGCTTCAACATCACTGTTTTCCCAGTGGACGACCAGGCACCTGAG GTGTTCACAAATCCATTGACTGTGGATGAAGGAGCAGATTGCTGGGTGAGTGTGGATCACTTGCATGTCACAGATATTGATTCCAGCCAGGAAAATATCAGGATTGAGATGAAGAAAAGGCCCCAACATGGAGACATTCTGGTTGATGGAACCCCCATGAGGCCAGGGCAAAGCTTCACAGTGCTGGATCTGAACAGACTAAAAGTTAG GTATCACCATGATAGCTCAGAGACTGAGTATGATGCTACTGAGTTTATTGCTACAGATGGGATAAATACAGTGGATTTTATTTTAACCATAAAG GTGACTTTGGTCAATGATGAAGTGCCAGTCATGAATTCAGGTTTAAAACCTGTTCTGGACTGTGCAGAGGGACAAGAAGTGGTCGTCACCATTGAGTATGTCTGTGCCACAGATGTGGACAGTGAAGATAACCGGCTGTCCTACATGATTGCCCGTCATCCTTACTATGGTGTCATTCAAAGAAATGGGGTTATAGTTGACCAGTTCACTCAATCTGATATAATTGCTGGGATTATCACTTACAAGCACACAG GAGAAGAGATTGGACTGACTCCCCGCAATGACACCATCACATTTGTGATCTCAGATGGCGAGTCAGATCCTTCATGTTGCTTTAACAGGCCAACATCGCGTCTGTCACATAACCTTCCTGTCTATGACCTCAAGGTCACTGTATTTCCAGTTGACACTCAAGCACCTTCCATAACTATTG GTGACGTATTCGTGGTGGATGAAGGGGGTTCGGCCTCTATCACTGTTACCCACATCACAGCCACAGACATGGACACCCCTCTGCAGAAGCTGGATGTTATTCTGATTTCTCCTCCTCAGTTTGGCTACATTGAAAATGTCTTACCCAGCCCCGGCTTTGAGAAAAGCAACATGGGCATCAGTGTTG GGTTGTTTTCCTACAGAGATGTACTGAATGGCAACATTAACTATGTGCAGTCCAGACACCACAGAATAGAGCCAACTGCTGACCACTTCATGGTCTGCATGTCGGATGGTCTGCGCCGCTCTCCTGTAGTTTCCTTCTATATCATTATCAACCCAACCAATGATGAACTTCCAGAAATCCTCACCAAAAACATCACA GTGCAGGAGGGAGACAGTAAGGAACTTGACAGATCCATCATCAATGCGGTTGACCTTGATGTTCCTCGGGATCACTTGAAGTTTAGCCTGACAAGAGCCCCGCAGCATGGCTCTGTTATAGGTAGTCTCTATGGAGATGACAGGGTACGTCCCAGGAGGGTGGAGCAAGGCGAGGCTGACTTGGGGATTGTTGTGCAAGCATTCACCATGGAGGAGCTAAAGAATG GCATGAGTCTCCTCTACGTGCATGATGGTACAGAGAACATGCATGACAGCTTCACCATCCAACTTACTGATGGGAAGCATATTGTTGAGAATCAAGTGGTCATCAAAGTACTTCCTGTTAATGATGAGGAGCCTCACATTACACG GAATACTGGGATAGAAGTAGATGCTGGTGAGGCGCGTCTCATATCCAGTGCTGTTCTCTGTGCCCAGGACAATGATACACCACCTcagaacattttatatatatttcagagtGTACCTTCTCGTGGAAAACTGCAAGTTAAG GCAGGCCTGGACTGGGTGGAGCTCTCTGCTGGGATGAACTGTACTCAGGAGATGGTTGACACAAACCTGCTGCGTTACCAGCACACAGCACCTCCAGTAGATCAGTCAGAGGACTTCTTTACGTTCCACCTACATGATGGAAAGAACCAATCACCAGCCCAGCACTTTTATATCTCTCTCAAAGATCTGGCAAAAG GTGACATTGCCCTGTTTGTGAAGCCTGTGAAGGCTAGTCGAGGAGAGCGTGTGGTTTTGACCACAGATGTTCTGTTAGCTGTGGACGGCACAAACAAACCTGAGGAAATGCTGTATGTGGTCACAGTGCCCCCTGCCAGTGGCCACATGGAGTACATCAAACACGTCGGAGTTCCCGTCGACTCCTTTAGCCAGCTGGACATTGTAGCCAACCTTGTGTGTTACGTCCATGACAACAGGGGTACGTCATCAAAGGAGACAATGAG ATTTGTTGTTAGCAATGGCAAATCCACCCGCAATGGCACCCTGGAGATACTGGTGGAGATGACGGACAGGATATTGCCCTTGCTGGTGCGGAATGCCGGACTGCGTGTGCCGCAAGGCTCTACCATAACCTTGACCACTGACTCCCTGAGCCTATCAGATCCCGACACCCCACCAAGCACCCTGGTCTTCAGCATAACGAAGCCACCGCAGTATGGTCAGTTGACCCTCAAAGGAGTACCTCTACCATCTCCGGGAAACTTCACCCAAAAGCACCTCCAGGACCTTGATGTTGCATACCGTCACTCAGGAGGGTCATCCCAGATTGATCGGTTTACTTTCACCGCCTCTGATAGCAGTGGAAGGGGCTTTCTTTTGGATGGAAAGATGCAGACAGAGCCAGTATTTTTCACCATACAG ataGAGTGTCTTGACAGCTCTGCCCCCCAGGTTGTAGTCCAGCAAACATTATGGAAAGTGGAGCATCTTAAAGATGGACGTTATGGGATCTTCATTTCCTCCAGAGATTTGAGGGCTCAGGATACAGAATCTGCTGATGAagaacttaattttaaaattcTCCAGACTCCATATTATGGATACCTTGAAAATACTGCCACGG GAGAATTTGTCCGTCATCGCTTCTCTCAGAGAGATTTGAGTAGAAGAATTCTTCTGTTCATCATTGACACCACCCAGGACACTTCTTCTGACAGTCTGGAGTTTCAAGTATCTGATCCACTGGGCAACACAGGACCCTCCCAAAC ATTGGAGTTTAGCTGGTCTACAGTTGAGCTTGAAAAGACAGAATATGTCACATGTGAGAGCCAGGGTGCCATAACGCTAACAGTTCTGAGGAGGGGCAACATAAAGGAGTCAACATTTGTGACTGTTAAG GTAAAAGATATCACTGCGTCTGAAGGAAAAGATTTTATCCCCCCATCTTCTAGTCTGATCCAATTTGATCCTG GCATGTCAAGCAGAAACTGGAGGGTTGGAATAACCCAGGACCATCTTGAAGAGGCAGATGAGGCTTTTGAAGTTACCCTGATGAGCCCTGTGGGCTCGTTGCTGCGTGGTAACACCAAGGCTATTGTAAAAATTATGGATTCAGACAAAG GGAGGTGCGGTctacagacagatacacagggTGCTCGACTAGGAGGCTCAAAAGTCCATCCAGGCCCATATCCAAAACACGGCGCCATTACAGTTGAGAGTCTGCCCCTAGATCAGGTTGAAGGGACTTTGATCACACGGGGAGATGGTCTGCCACAGATGGTGCctcaaaacaagaaaaagcGACTATTAGTTAATGGCCACAGAAAG TCAGCCAGAACATATTCTTCCAGGTGA